DNA sequence from the Sinorhizobium alkalisoli genome:
CGCACCGGCTGTCCGCAGTCTTCGTCGCACCGGGCTCCCTTCTTTGAACTGAAAATGCGCATCGAAAGTCGGTGTTTGGCTGGGAAATAGCGCCGTCGGGCAGACTTGATGCCGATGGCGGCGATAAATTTCGGCCGTCGTCGCCCAGGTTCACATCGAGATTATACTGGAATGAAAAATTAATTCTTGATATGAATAGCCATGTCGAGCGCGCCAGACTTGACAGCGGGAACGGAGGCCCGCCGGAACGCGTAAATCGGGAGAGTGGGGAAAGAGGTGGCACGCGCCGCAATCGGGAGGCACATGAACGCGGAACGGACAAGTCAGCGTCAGGGAAACGGAGTCGATAGATTGCCGACTGCCCTGGAGAACAAGTTTAGAGTCCTGGTAGCCGAACGCAATCCGTTGGTGATTGCCGCGCTCGGTGACATGATCAGGAACGACTCCCGCTTCGATCTGGTCGGCAGCATCCAGACCGGGGAGACGTTTCTCCGGGCGGCTGCCGCTTCAGAGCCGGGTTTCGATCTCGCGGTGCTCGGCTGGAGGCTTTCCGACATGGACAGCGGCGAAGTGCTTGCCGAGATGCAACGGCGTGGCCTCCATGCGCGCATCGTCATCTTTTCTAACGACCATGATATAGGCATCCTCAAGCGGTGTGTGCGCCTTGGGGTGCAGGGTTATTGCTATCAGTTCGACGATCCGTCGATTCTGTTCGATACGCTGGTGGCGGTCGCGCACGGCCGAATCTGCATTCCCTACATTGACGTGTCTAAGATAAATGATACCCCGCTTTCACGCTTGACGACGCGCGAACGCGAGTTGCTGTCAGTGCTTGCCGACGGCTGGACAAATCTCCAGATCGCTGCACGTACCGGGATTTCCGAGAACACCGTCAAGTACCACCTCAAGAATCTGTATGACAAGCTCGACGTCCGCAACCGTGCCATGGCTGTTGCTCTCTACGCCAGAGAGAAGAATCGCGGCCCGCATGCGAGTTCGTAGTCAATAGGCTCGCGGCTCCGTAAGCGCCCCTGGTACAGCGGCCTTTGCGCTCGGCGCGGCTCGGCGCTGCAGAGCAGCGGTCTTCGACGGCTATCCCCGCACGCGTACAAGCACGCGCTCGAGCGCATCCGTCAACGCCCTGCTTCCACCATCCCGGTTGAAATCTTCGAAGACCTGCTCGTTCAGGCCGCCCGGCGTCGAAAACTCGCGTCGGAGGGCATCGAGCGCGGTTTGGTCCGCTGCGGCCGCCTTCTGCGCCAGACTGGAAAAGAGCGGTGCCAAATAGGCGCGTGCCTTCTCCCGTGCTATGCCCTTCTCAGTCAGCCAGCCGGTTGCCCGCTCGCGAATGCCGAAATAGGTGCCTATCAGTGCACTGGCGACCGCAAGCAGGTCGTATTCGTCCTTCGTTTCGCATTCGACGGCGCTGCCAAGGGCATCAAAGATGGCCGCGATTTCGGCGTTGGGCGGGTAGATGGCGGTCACGCCCTCACAATCGGCGACAAAGGGCAGGGGGATGGCCTGGGTGAGTTGCACGTCTTCGCGAATCCAGCTCTTGAGCCTCGTTCGGTCGGTCGCGGCGACGACGCTGACGATCGTCTGGCCCGGCTCGCGAGCCGCGCCGCGGTTTTCGCATTCCGCGGTGAAACGACGATCTCTGCGACGGCGAGAGCGGACTCGACGATGCCGGTCACCATCGATCTCGATAGGCTCGTTCCTTTCGGCCGGATCGGAAGGCCGGCGGAGGTGGCGGCCCTCGTCGCCTTTCTCGCCTCCGACGAGGCGGCGTTCATGTGCGACTCGCCCGTTGAGATCACCGGCGCCCAGGCGGCAGCCTGAGGGAGCGCCGAGGGCCCCGGCTGCCGCGATGGGAGAGGGCCGGCCCGGCACCTCCGTCGACAATAATCTTGTGAAAAAACCGATACTAGGGCACAATTTTTGAATGCACCTGATGTGCGGAACTATCGCAAATCCGGTCGATTCCGGCCGGGCGATCGTTCATGTGGGGGGCGGCGTCAATGGGCCAGGGGTTCTTCCTTCTGTTCGCTGCGGTGTCCGTGATCACGGCCCTGATGGTGGTGCTGGCCCGCAATCCCATCCACAGCGCCCTGGCGCTGATGGCCTGTTTCCTGCAGATTTCCGCGATTTTCGTCCTGCTCGGCGCGCCACTGCTCGCGGTCATCCAGATATTCGTCTATGTCGGCGCGATCATGGTCCTGTTCCTGTTCGTGATCATGATGATCGACGTGCGCGAGGCGGTGTTGCAGCGCTTCGTGCCCGGCGGCAACCTGCCGGCCCTGGTGCTGCTCGGCCTGCTTGGCATCGAGATGCTGGCGCTCGTGCTCTGGAGCGACCGGTTTTCGGTCACCGAGCCGGTTGCAGCGAGCGGCGGCGATGAGATCCGCCAGCTCGGCACGACGCTTTTTGCCGATTATCTCCTGCCGTTCGAGGTCGCCTCCGTGATCCTGCTGGCGGCCCTTGTCGGCGCCATCGTGCTGGCGCGCAGGGAGTCGGGCTGATGGTTCCGCTCTCCTGGTATATCCTGCTCGGAGTCGTCCTGTTCGTCATCGGGGCGGCAGGCGTACTGCTGAGGCGGAACATTCTCGTGGTGTTGATGTCGCTGGAACTGCTGCTCAACTCCGTCAACATCAATTTCATCGCCTTCGGACACTATCACGGCGATCTCCGCGGGCGGATCTTCGCGATCTTCGTCATTGCCATCACCGCGGCGGAGGTCGCCGTCGCCCTGGGCATCCTCGTCGCCCTCGTGAGGAACAAATCCACCCTCAAGGTCGACGACGTGACCATGATGAAAGGATAGCGGCTTGGACCCCGTCATATCGATCCGGCCGCTCATCGCCATTGCCATTGCAGGCCTGGCCGCCCTCGCCATCCTCCTTTTGCACAAGCAGGAGAAGCTGCGCGATCTCGTTTCGCCCGTGGCCGCGCTCGCCATGTTCGTAATCGTCATGTCGATGGCACCGACGGTGCTTTCGGGCGGGAGCGTCGAATTGCGCCTGTTCGAAATCCTGCCGGGGGTCGACTTCGCCTTCCGCGCCGATGCGCTCGGCATGGTTTTCGCTACCGTCTCTTCGCTTCTGTGGATCCTGGCCGCATTCTATTCGATCGGCTACATGCGGCACTTGCATGAGCACGCGCAGACGCGGTTCTTCGCCTGTTTCGCCACAAGCCTCGCCGCGGCAGTCGGCGGCGCTTTCGCCGCTAACCTGTTCACGCTGGTCATATTCTACGAACTGCTCAGCCTCGTCACCTATCCACTCGTCTACCACCACGAGGACGAAGAGGCGTGGAAGGGAAGCCGCAAATATCTCGTCTATCTGATGGGCGCCTCGAAAAGCGCTCTTCTCGCCGCGCTGGCGCTCACCTACCACATAGCGGGCTCGCTCGATTTCATGGCCGAGGGGATGCTGACCTCAGGCGATGCCTCTGCGGCGCTGCTGACGGTCGTCTATTTCTGCTATCTCTTCGGCTTCGCCAAGGCGGCGGTCATGCCCATGCACGCCTGGCTGCCGGCCGCGATGGTGGCGCCGACACCGGTCAGCGCGCTGCTGCATGCAGTGGCTGTCGTCAAAATGGGCGTCTTCTGCGTGCTCCGGGTGGTGTTTCACGTTTTCGGCGTCGGGCTCGTCGGGGAGCTCGGCCTCGGCGTCGTGACGGCCTATCTGGTGTCCTTCACCATCGTCGTCGCTTCGGTCTACGCGCTGACGCGGGACGACTTGAAGGCCAGGCTCGCCTATTCGACCGTCAGCCAACTCTCCTATATCGTGCTGGGCGCGGTCCTGTTGTCGCCGGTTGCGATCACCGGCGGCATCATCCACATCGCCGCGCATGCCTTCTCCAAGATTACGCTCTTCTTCTGCGCCGGCTCGATCTATTGCGCCTCCGGCAAGCGCAACATCAGCGACATGGCCGGAATCGGCCGCAGGCTGCCCTGGACCATGGGGGCGTTTTTCGTCGCTTCGCTCTCCATGATCGGCGTGCCGCCGACCGCGGGCTTCGTCAGCAAGTGGTATCTGGCGCAGGGATCGGTAGAGGCGGGGGAGATGGCGTTTCTCGCAGTGCTGCTGGTGAGCTCGGTGCTGAACGCCGCCTATTTCCTGCCGGTCAGCTATGTCGCCTTTTTCGGTGAAGCGGCCGCAGGGGAGGGCGCCGCGACGGTCCGTGAAATACCGCTGGTCACGATTCCGCTGGTCGTGACCGCAATCCTGTCGGTGCTGATGGGCATCTTCCCCGGCTATTTTCTCGCGCTCGCGCAGGGAGTGACCCGATGATCAAGCGTGTCGTCGGCTTCTTTGGTGACAAGGAAAATGCAGGGCTGCGCCGCCGGCTGTTTTATCTGATCCTCGTGCTGATCGTCGTTGCCGATTTCCTCGTGCCGCGCGAGCACGCCGAATTCCTCTGGGACCGCCTCCCCGGCTGGTCGGCTCTTTACGGCTTCGGCTCCTGCGTGCTGCTCATCTTCGTTTCCAAATTCCTCGGCCATCGTGGGGGCCTGATGCGGCGCGAGGACTATTATGACTGATTTCATCCATCCAGCCCTCCTCTTCATCCTCGGCGCTCTGCCAATCCCCTTCCTCAACGGACTGATCCGCAAGATCTATCTCGTACTAATCCCGGCACTGGCGATCCTCGCCGTCGTCGCAATGTCCCCGGGCAGCTACGGCGAGGCGCAATTCATCGGTCAGGGCATTCTGGTCGCGAAGGTCGACAGGCTCAGCATCGTGTTCGCGACCGTCTTCACGATCATGGCGCTGATCGGCATGGTCTATGCACTGCATCTGCCACGCGCCGGTCAGCATGTGGCCGCTTTCGTCTATGTCGGCAGCGCGCTCGGCGTGGTCTTCGCCGGTGACTACCTGACCCTCTATCTTTTCTGGGAGGGCATGGCCTTTGCCTCCGCCTACCTGATTTTCGCGGGACAGGGAAACCGCGCGATCCGCGCCCCGTTCCGCTATCTGATGGTACACGTCACCGGCGGCGTTGTCCTGCTCGGCGGCATCCTTCTCCACGGGGCGGCCACGGGCTCGCTGTCGTTCGGCCCGATCGCCGGGGCGGAGATCGACGGGGACCTGGATCCCGGCGCCTATCTGATCCTTTGCGGTTTCCTGCTCAATGCCGCGGTGCCGCCGCTCAATGCCTGGCTGACCGACGCCTATCCGGAGGCGTCCGTTACGGGCGCGGTGTTCCTGAGCGCCTTTACCACCAAGACTGCCATCTATGTGCTGGCACGCGTGTTTCCGGGTGTCGAACTTCTGGTGTGGCTCGGCACCGTGATGGCGCTTTACGGCGTCATCTACGCCGTTCTGGAGAACGACTGCCGGCGGCTGCTCGCCTACCACATCGTCAGTCAGGTCGGCTACATGGTCGCGGGCGTAGGCATCGGCACCGAGCTGGCGGTGAACGGCGCTGCCAGCCATGCCTTCGCCCACATCCTCTATAAGTCGCTGCTGTTCATGGGCGCCGGCGCGGTGATCTACGTCACCGGCCGCCGCAAGCTTACCGAGCTCGGCGGGCTCTACAGGACCATGCCGGTGACTGTGGCGCTCTACATGGTCGGCGCTCTTGCAATCTCGGCCTTTCCGTTCTTCTCCGGCTTCGTCACCAAGTCCATGGTGGTGGCGGCCGCCGGCGAGGATCACCGGGCGCTGGTGGTGCTGGCACTGACCATGGCCTCGTCGGGAACCTTCCTGCACACGGGGCTCAAGCTTCCCTATTACATGTTCTTCGGCACCGACCGGGGGATCGAGGCGCGGGAGCCGCCCCGCAACATGCTGGTTGCCATGGGCATGGCAGCCGTGCTCTGTATCGCAATCGGGGCTTTCCCGGCGCCGCTTTACGCCCTTCTGCCCTATCCAGTCGACTTCGAGCCCTATACGGGCCAGCACGTCACCGAGAGCCTCGGCATTCTGATGTTCACGGCTCTCGGCTTCGTCATCTTCTTGAGGGCTCTCGATCCGGAAAATACGATCAGCATCGACACCGACTGGTTTTACCGCAAGGGTGCCCGCTACTTCATGTGGTTCGCCGAAAGGCCGCTTGCGCGCTATGAGAAGGCGGTAAGCGACGTGTCCGAGACGGCGGTATTGCCCTTCCTGCACAGGTCTGCGCGTGCGGGACTGCGGCTCGATCTCTATGGTGTCGACGGTGTGGTAAACGGCATTGCCCATTCGATCTTCAGCGGCGGAGGCGTGCTCCGGCGGCTGCAAACCGGGCTGGTCACCCATTACGCGCTGGCAATGGTCGCCGGCCTGATCGCGGCCATTCTCGTCTTCGCCGTGGTATGGCGGTAGGGGGTGCGATGGGATTTCCGCTCCTCAGCCTTATCATACTCACACCGGCCACCGGCGCAGCGGTGCTGATATTTCTGCGCAGCGACGATGCGGTGCGGTGGACGGCGCTCGGCGTTACCCTCGTCGACCTTGCGCTCACGGTGGTCCTGCTCGCCGGCTTCGATACCGCGACGCATGAGATGCAGTTTACCGAGGCTCGCCCCTGGGTTCCGGCGCTCGGGATCACCTATGCCCTTGGCGTCGACGGGATAAGCGCGCTCTTCGTATTCCTGACCGCGCTGTTGGGCTCGGTTTCAGTGCTTGCCTCCTGGGTCGCGATCGAGCGCCGGGTGAAGGCATTCATGATCAGCTTGCTCGCCATGCAGGCGCTGATGCTGGGGGTCTTCACAGCGCTCGACCTGTTCCTGTTCTACGTCTGCTGGGAGGCGATGCTGATCCCGATGTACCTGATCATCGGGGTGTGGGGCGGCGAAGGCCGGGTTTATGCGGCGCTCAAGTTCTTCCTCTACACGCTGGCCGGCAGCCTTCTTTTCCTGGTCGGCGTCGTCGTGCTCTATTTCCAGGGCGGCGAGACCTTCGACATGCTCGTGCTGATGCAGCAGGATCTGCCGTTCGGTGTACAGTCCTGGCTGTTCTTCGCTTTCCTGGTCGCCTTCGCCGTCAAGGTGCCGATGGTCCCGGTCCATACCTGGCTGCCGGACGCGCATGTGCAAGCGCCGACGGCGGGAAGCATCATTCTCGCAGGCGTGCTCTTGAAGATGGGCGCCTATGGATTCCTGCGGTTCTCGCTGCCGATGCTGCCGGAAGCCACGCTCTATTATTCGACGCTGATGCTGGCGATCTCGGCTCTTGCGATCGTCTATGGCGGCTTCCTGGCGCTGGCGCAGGACGATCTGAAGAAGCTGGTGGCCTATTCCAGTATCAGCCATATGGGTTTCGTGACACTCGGGATCTTCGCGCTGAACGCCCGCGGACTCGAGGGCAGTATCCTGCAGATGTTCAACCACGGCATAACGACAGGCGCGTTGTTCCTGTTCGTCGGCCTGATCTATGAGCGGACCCACACGCGCAGCATTGCGGAATATGGCGGACTGATGAAAGTGGCGCCGGTCTATACCGCCTTCCTCGCCCTGTTCACCCTCTCGTCGATGGCGTTGCCGGGAACGAACGCCTTCGTCGGCGAGTTGCTGGTGCTTTCGGGCGCCTTCGGGGCGAATCTCGCCTTCGGCGCGGTCGCCATTCTGGGTGCGACGCTGAGCGCGGCCTATCTGCTCGGCATGTACAGGAAAGTCGCGCTCGGTCCAGTCCGTGTCCGCGCCGGGCCGACGCTGCGCGACGTCAACGCCCGCGAAATGGCGGCGATCCTGCCGCTTGCCGCCTTCGTGCTTTGGGTCGGGCTCTATCCGAAACCCTTCCTCGACATCATCGACACATCGGTGACGCATCTGCTGGTCGAGGTGCAAAGCAGGGGGAGGAGCCAATGAGCGCTGCCGTGCTCTACCAGTGGGTGCTGGCGAGCCTGCCCGAGATAGTGGTGGTCACCGGCGCGTGCATCCTGTTGATCTTGGGACAGCTCATCCGCAGGGGACAGGAACATCTGATCGTCTGGGCTTCCGTAGCGGTCGTGCTGATTGCCGCTTTGGCAACATTCCTGCTGGCGGGCGAGGTGCGGCCGGCCTATTCGGGCATGTTCATCGTCGACCGCTTCGCGGTCTTCTTCAAATTCGTATTTTACCTCGCCACCGTGCTCACATTCCTGCTTTCGCGGAAATATGCCGACATCGAGGGGATCGGGATCAGCGAATACTACGTGCTGCTGCTCTTTTCGCTCTCGGGCATGATGATCATGGCCTCGGCGACCGACCTCCTGTCAATCTATGTCGGCCTGGAACTGATGGTGCTCTGCACCTATGTGCTGACCGGCTTCCTGCGGCGGGAGCGACGATCGAACGAGGCAGCGCTGAAATATGTGATCCTCGGCGCCGTCTCGACCGGCATGTTCCTTTAC
Encoded proteins:
- a CDS encoding LuxR C-terminal-related transcriptional regulator, producing MPTALENKFRVLVAERNPLVIAALGDMIRNDSRFDLVGSIQTGETFLRAAAASEPGFDLAVLGWRLSDMDSGEVLAEMQRRGLHARIVIFSNDHDIGILKRCVRLGVQGYCYQFDDPSILFDTLVAVAHGRICIPYIDVSKINDTPLSRLTTRERELLSVLADGWTNLQIAARTGISENTVKYHLKNLYDKLDVRNRAMAVALYAREKNRGPHASS
- a CDS encoding NADH-quinone oxidoreductase subunit J, with the protein product MGQGFFLLFAAVSVITALMVVLARNPIHSALALMACFLQISAIFVLLGAPLLAVIQIFVYVGAIMVLFLFVIMMIDVREAVLQRFVPGGNLPALVLLGLLGIEMLALVLWSDRFSVTEPVAASGGDEIRQLGTTLFADYLLPFEVASVILLAALVGAIVLARRESG
- the nuoK gene encoding NADH-quinone oxidoreductase subunit NuoK is translated as MVPLSWYILLGVVLFVIGAAGVLLRRNILVVLMSLELLLNSVNINFIAFGHYHGDLRGRIFAIFVIAITAAEVAVALGILVALVRNKSTLKVDDVTMMKG
- a CDS encoding monovalent cation/H+ antiporter subunit D family protein, yielding MDPVISIRPLIAIAIAGLAALAILLLHKQEKLRDLVSPVAALAMFVIVMSMAPTVLSGGSVELRLFEILPGVDFAFRADALGMVFATVSSLLWILAAFYSIGYMRHLHEHAQTRFFACFATSLAAAVGGAFAANLFTLVIFYELLSLVTYPLVYHHEDEEAWKGSRKYLVYLMGASKSALLAALALTYHIAGSLDFMAEGMLTSGDASAALLTVVYFCYLFGFAKAAVMPMHAWLPAAMVAPTPVSALLHAVAVVKMGVFCVLRVVFHVFGVGLVGELGLGVVTAYLVSFTIVVASVYALTRDDLKARLAYSTVSQLSYIVLGAVLLSPVAITGGIIHIAAHAFSKITLFFCAGSIYCASGKRNISDMAGIGRRLPWTMGAFFVASLSMIGVPPTAGFVSKWYLAQGSVEAGEMAFLAVLLVSSVLNAAYFLPVSYVAFFGEAAAGEGAATVREIPLVTIPLVVTAILSVLMGIFPGYFLALAQGVTR
- a CDS encoding Na(+)/H(+) antiporter subunit D, which produces MTDFIHPALLFILGALPIPFLNGLIRKIYLVLIPALAILAVVAMSPGSYGEAQFIGQGILVAKVDRLSIVFATVFTIMALIGMVYALHLPRAGQHVAAFVYVGSALGVVFAGDYLTLYLFWEGMAFASAYLIFAGQGNRAIRAPFRYLMVHVTGGVVLLGGILLHGAATGSLSFGPIAGAEIDGDLDPGAYLILCGFLLNAAVPPLNAWLTDAYPEASVTGAVFLSAFTTKTAIYVLARVFPGVELLVWLGTVMALYGVIYAVLENDCRRLLAYHIVSQVGYMVAGVGIGTELAVNGAASHAFAHILYKSLLFMGAGAVIYVTGRRKLTELGGLYRTMPVTVALYMVGALAISAFPFFSGFVTKSMVVAAAGEDHRALVVLALTMASSGTFLHTGLKLPYYMFFGTDRGIEAREPPRNMLVAMGMAAVLCIAIGAFPAPLYALLPYPVDFEPYTGQHVTESLGILMFTALGFVIFLRALDPENTISIDTDWFYRKGARYFMWFAERPLARYEKAVSDVSETAVLPFLHRSARAGLRLDLYGVDGVVNGIAHSIFSGGGVLRRLQTGLVTHYALAMVAGLIAAILVFAVVWR
- a CDS encoding NADH-quinone oxidoreductase subunit M, producing the protein MGFPLLSLIILTPATGAAVLIFLRSDDAVRWTALGVTLVDLALTVVLLAGFDTATHEMQFTEARPWVPALGITYALGVDGISALFVFLTALLGSVSVLASWVAIERRVKAFMISLLAMQALMLGVFTALDLFLFYVCWEAMLIPMYLIIGVWGGEGRVYAALKFFLYTLAGSLLFLVGVVVLYFQGGETFDMLVLMQQDLPFGVQSWLFFAFLVAFAVKVPMVPVHTWLPDAHVQAPTAGSIILAGVLLKMGAYGFLRFSLPMLPEATLYYSTLMLAISALAIVYGGFLALAQDDLKKLVAYSSISHMGFVTLGIFALNARGLEGSILQMFNHGITTGALFLFVGLIYERTHTRSIAEYGGLMKVAPVYTAFLALFTLSSMALPGTNAFVGELLVLSGAFGANLAFGAVAILGATLSAAYLLGMYRKVALGPVRVRAGPTLRDVNAREMAAILPLAAFVLWVGLYPKPFLDIIDTSVTHLLVEVQSRGRSQ